The window ATACGTTCGTGTGGTACAGTATGACTGAGAATCTATCAGTGATATAAAGAATAGTTAGGTCCGGCACATGCATTCCGCGAGCCCGGCCGTGGAGCTATATATGTGTGTATGTTAGCGCAAGAGTTCATTTTTCAAGGAACCAGCTCTTATGtttcagaagatagagaaaaatctTCAGAGCAATGCAAAGGATTGTTTTACCCTCTTCAGCTTGTGTGATCGCTAATGTGCAACTAGGATTAGGAGACACAAGTGTGGTAGGTGACTATCTTGTACCACTTGATTTTGTTTCGAAACCTCGGCATCCGGCTGGGCGCGTTGCTGCATACGACTGTCAGCACGCGGCCTGATGTGTGGTCCCCTGCAGGCCTGCGCCGTTTGGCTCATTTCACTGATCAAGGACAAACATCGTACTTCATTTGTACGCCTGGCTTGGCTATCCCTGGAGTATGCTGGgactagggctggaattcgagccgagtcgagccagctcggctcgactcgctaaagctcatttcattaacgagctagctcgacttgaCTTGTTACTATAACGAGTTCAAATTTAatattggctcgactcgtataactcgcgagctggctcgtttagcttgttaagcttgttaaggatatgaacataaaaCCTTAAAATAAGATAAAAATGAACATTGTACATGTTTAATATGTACATTTTACATTCACAAGTAATCATTTTTTTCATATTTGTAGCGCAGCTGGGCCTTGTGTTGTGTGCCTAGGATGCATGGTGCTTAGCTGATCTCTTGTAACgagagttacacgagtactcgtgagattggctcgtttaacttggtctattaacgatcttaaactaaagctcggctcgactccTTATTCTTCGaattcgagtcgattcgagccgagtcacgagttaCTCATTTAGCTCACGAGCTTCAAGCTTTTTTCCAAAATTTAGAACATCACAGATTTAGCATCAAGGTGACACTCTCatccagcataatcagcataatTCGTACCAATTCGACAAACTCCCCTTCCGATCAAGTATAAGCGAATCGCTTGCAGTCACCCAAGACAACATTCACAAACCCTTAATTTTGACAAGATTCCAGTGAAGCAGAACAGGCGCATAAGCATAGCAACCCGCCAAATTCATATCCCCCTAACGAATCATGTGCAACTACCAACCAAGCACAGACCGATCTACACCAGAGCAACCCAAAAATCCCCAAACCTAGAATTACAGGGGCAGATCGCTGATCCGGGTGATGAATCGGGAGCGCAAGCAAAGGGAGAATGACAACATACCTCGTGGTAGTCCTTCTCGGCGACCTTGGCCTGCTTGAGCGGCTTGGCCTTCCCTCCTGCAAACCAGCCCCGAAACCGGAAGAGACTTCAGGACCCCGGAGGACCAAATCGGTCGGTGACAAACGACGACGGGATCGATATCGCGTTGATCGGTGGGGAGCAAGCAGACAAACCTTGCTTCGACATGGCGGACGGGCCGGTGGTGGGGCGGGAGGGCGGAGGCGAGAAACCCCACCGTGGATCTCACCGTGGGAGTCATCCAGCCCATGTAGACGCCGAGCGCGGAGAGCCCCAGGGGCAGCGGCAGTGGGAGCAGACCTGCACACGCGCGTGCGCGCCGGTTAGAGTCGGCTGAGCAGACTGAAAGACGGCGGAAGAAGAGAAACGCTTTGCgtctcagagagagagagagagagagagagagagagagagagagagagagagagatatgaggGGCACCATTGCAACGGTAGTGGAGACGGGAGGAGTCGGGGAGGACGGCGACGAGCTTGccggggaggagggcggcggcggcggcggcgaggtacgCGAGGTAGGAGGCCAGCACCACCGCCGCGCTCCAGGAGGGCGCCAACGCGGAGAGCAGGTCGGCAGTGATCGCCGCCGCGTCCATCCCCGTCGTCGCGACCAAAGGGGATCTCACAAGCAACGTTGGGCggtgcggcggcgaggggaggggaggcggcgaggggagagggaggtgggtggcggatctggatctggagtGGGTTGGGGAGACAGCTGCAAGGGAGAGGGTCAGGGAGAGTGCTAGGGTTCGCGTGCGGGGCTGTGGGCCGGGTGTAGTTTCGGTCAAAGTATTTCAGCCATCACCGTAGTACACAGACTCAAATACCTATTTAAATATATTTTCTATTTCAATTAAATGCAAGTGGAAACTTGGGTGCTTAATAGTAGGCCGAAATAACCAAAATTCACTGATTTTGGCTAGGGCTGAAATATTTTTGAAACTGAAATTCAAAATGATGTACACTTTACACATGGATTCAGATGCAGTCATTCAAGAGGTCAGCAATACATGGGCACATAAGCACACCTCTTTCACATTCTTAATTAGTTCTGCATCGTGCAGCTAGCTAGGCGCACATGGATTCATGGATCGTAGCAATAATGCTACAAAAGTTGGCAAGTTGGCTTTACTCTGAAGCTCAACCTCACCATAGAGAGTACTAAAATAAAAGGTAGCTTTACCTTGTGCAATACAGAGTAGCAATAGGGGTAAGGAGGTGAAGTCACGCAAACACCATGcttttagagcatctctagcaggccCAGTATAATgccccgacccgcaaaataactgCCAAAATGCGGGTCCGCGTGAAAAATGCTGTCCGATCAGATACTGTAAACACGTTGGACCCGTAAATTTTTTTGAGAGGCACGATAAAAAACTTCTCCCGATTTGCAAAAATACAGTTTTTGCGTCCGTTTGTGTGGTGCCCCGTATCGAGAGAAAGCAGCTGGCGGGAGCCAACTGCCACGAAAACATCCGCGTTTACCGTCCGCCATCCGCCGGCCGTGCAGCCTCAGACGTCGCCTCGCCCATCCCCGTCCCCAGCCGCCGGCTGCCGTCCCGGCCCACCAACAGCCGGCCGCAGGCCACCCGTCTCGGCCCTCCGACCGGCGGCCGCCCGCGCGCCCGCCCGGGCCGTTGCGCCACCCATCCCCATACTAGCTCGAATCGATCGAGCTAGTTCTAGCTAGCTAGCTCCGTCCGTTCAGAATCCGTTGAGCTAGCTAAGCTAGCTAGCATCCGCTCAAAATCGATTGAGCTAGCTAGCTTCAGCTAGCTACGGCGACGGCGGCTTCGTATTTGCCTGTTTTGTTTGATCTACAGCGACGGTGAAAGGAGGAGTCCGGCCGTCCCGCGCTGCCCCGGTTGCCCTGGCCTCCGCCCCGCGTCTTCCTCGTCCTCCTGTCCACCGGCGGCCACCCTGGCCTACGGTTGATTTCAATTTGGTGGGAGGAAGAAGACAGCCAAGAAAAAAAAGGGCTAGCCGTGGGCATGTTCAGTATATTCAAAGATTTTTTTTTGCGGGTTGATTATACGGGTTCTGTTCGGTTGCAGCTATAATCGATCCGCAAAACTGTTTTTCTgtgaactgcaaacgcgttttatGGATcgacgggatgcggggtctgctagagatgcttttAGGCCATGTAAACCGAAAACACTCTAGCATTACTAGGCCTCGGTTATAGGGTCAAAACTAGACACACACCAAGTGGCAGTGGGTGACGTTGATCTAGGGAATGAGCCCGCTTTTTCGCTCAATAGAGGCCATGCTACTTAGACATTTTAGAAACTAGTGGCATTAATTCTGGCTAGGATAGTAGTGCACAAGAAAGCAGATGTACGCTACACTCAGGTACGTCGATTAGGATGTACAGCATGGGCCATTGTACAAAACCACCAAAATCATGGGGGGCCCGACTAGAGGAAAAATTAGGAAAACTCGCATCCATTCGTTCCGTTGCCAAGATTCCTCGCGGCGCCCTTCTAGTGATTGGGTCCCCGTCAATTTCCACTCAACTCTACATGTCTTGGTACCCAGCCAACACTGCCACACTGGAGATGCTTGGCAATCGAGGTCAGGTGCGTTATACCATTAAAATTCCTGGCTTGACTGCTATGTGTAGAATTGCACCACAACAATGAAAATTGTCAAATAATTACATGCAGCCAAGCGCAGGCTGCTTGGAGTATGTCAATGTCACAATTGTGTTGGATGTTTGCCTGCCCTAATTAATTTCTTACTGCCTAGGCTGTACCGGGTCCCTGACAACAAATTACTAGTGTTTGCTCAAGCCAAGCCAAATCATATCAAAAATCTGTAGGGGCACACACATGCGCATCCGTCTAAAGCCGTTGATCTATACCATGATCCGAAAAGTAGATTCAACAGAAATTGGCTGGAAAATGGATGCAAATGCGGAACCTTGGTGAGGGGTTTTAAGGTCGTGCAATTGTCTCGCACTCTGTTGGATGAAAGAAAATTGTGATGGACGCACCAGCCGGTGATGAAGGCGCTCTGGTTCGTCAAAATAATTTTTTTGAGCGGCGGCGTGAGCCAGAGAGAGAACCTTGGTGAAGAGCTTGAACGGGTGGTAATCAAGGAGTGTAGTAGAGGCATCAGCTCACTTGGGGAGGAGCATGATCAGAGCTTCGTTGAACTTTTGGAACGCTCCGCCATTGTGTATCGATAATTAGATTTCATGAAAAATTCTTAGATATCAGTTCGAAGCTTCTTTTATCATTTTAAGCTCCAGTCATGTATAACTTATGAAATATAATTAGACATTCCTCACATTTTTGGAAAGTTGCACTTTTTAACACTATAATTTATTGGTAAGTGCTTTATTTTTTTAAGGTTGATAAGTAGTTTCTAAAAAGGAAAATTAAAGCTAAGTAAGTTACTACTTTTTTGCAGGAAGTAAGGTGCCACTTCCTACAATTTGGATTGAGAAAGGTCTAACAGCTCCCGGGTTCCTCTACACCCTCATGGCCAGTATATTcataaaaaaaatctgaaactttcagTGATCAAAGATTTAATGTTCTTGTAAAGTTTCAGCCACAAATAACATTCGTGGAGCCCTCCCTAAAAGAACAAATTCACGGCTCAAAAATGTACACAAACTTTgaacagtaattttgttttttcaggtTAGGGCTCCTCGAATGTTATTTCGAGCTGAAACTTTGCAGGATCATCAAATGTTTGAGCATGTTTAATGCcccaaagtttcagattttttttttcatttttcttgaaTTTCCTGTTCATAAAGGGCGTAGGGGCACCAGAGTGTTGAAAGTCCTGCCTCATTTGGATTTGTCAAAGTTTCAGAGTTGGTGAACACAAAAATATGGCAGAGTCGGAGGGCGCATGCTAAATTTTTGGCATGATGCTAGGCTATCGACATCAGATACATAGGCTGGACCCTTAAAAATCCCGGCGCCGTATAATGAACAACGAAAATTGTCCACCAAGTACAAGCAGCCAATACGTCTCAATACCTGAGCTTTTGATGTCACATTCGTTATTCCTATCGATCAGGACAATAAATTTGCTAGTGCTCTGTGCTTGAGTAAAGCCAAATCATATCTGTATCCATATCCAGATCAACTTGATTCACAACCAACCAAACCAAGCACACAAGAGTCGCCATTTCGGAGGAGGAACCAAACCTGCAGAAAACCAATGGAAGGAGCAGGGGAGGAGAAGCCGCACGCCGTGTGCCTGCCGTTCCCGGCGCAAGGGCACATCACCCCGATGCTTAGCGTGGCCAACCTGCTCCACGCCCACGGCTTCCACGTCACCTTCATCAACTCCGAGTACAACCACGCCCGTCTCGTTCGCACAAGGGGCGCCGCTGCGCTGTCTGGCTCCCCGGGCTTTCGCTTCGCCACCATCCCCGATGGCATGCCGCAGCCGTCGGGCGACGTGGATGATGATGTCACGCAGGACATCCCGTCGCTTTGCAAGTCCACCCTGGAGACTTGCCTCGGCCCCTTCCGCCGCCTTCTCACCGAGCTCAATGGTGCGGCCTCCACAGGGGACCACCCAGTCGTGACTTGCATCGTCTCGGACCTCACCATGTGTTTCGCCATGGATGCCGCCAAAGAGCTAGACGTCCCCTATGTCCAGCTTTGGACGGCCAGCACCATTAGCTATCTCGGATTCCGTTATTTCCGTCTCCTCATTGACCGTGGCATCGTCCCACTTCAAGGTACACATGTCTTTTGAAGTTTGAACACTGTACAATTTCTTGCTTATCACTGCCTGTGAAATTCATCAAGAAAAATTGTCATTTTGGTAGATACTGTTTCGGTCAAAGTATTTCAGACATCACCATACGTAGTACACACAGACTCAAATACTTATTTAAATATTTGGTTTGATTTCAATGAAATGCATATGAAAACTTTGGCGTGCGTAATAGTAGGCCGAAATAACCAAAATTCACTGATTTTGCCTAGggctgaatttttttgaaactgaaattcAAAACGATGTGCACACTACATACATTGTGCAACTAATAACAACAGCTGTATTCTCCTCCCCATTCTCATGTGTCCGCGTACGACGCAGATGTGAAACAGCTGACAGATGGATACCTTGACACCCCGGTGGAGGATATACCCGGGCTGACGAACATGAGACTCAGGGACTTCCCTAGCTTCATCATGAACCCAGATGACTACATGGTGGAGTATGCCATCAAAGTAACCGAGAGTGCGGTCGGGGCTTCCGCTGTAATCGTCAACAGCTTTGACGACCTCGAGGGTGAGGCGGTGGAGGCCATGGAAACGCTCCTTGGCAGACCCAAGGTCTACACGATCGGCCCGCTCAC is drawn from Triticum dicoccoides isolate Atlit2015 ecotype Zavitan chromosome 6B, WEW_v2.0, whole genome shotgun sequence and contains these coding sequences:
- the LOC119324407 gene encoding 7-deoxyloganetin glucosyltransferase-like produces the protein MEGAGEEKPHAVCLPFPAQGHITPMLSVANLLHAHGFHVTFINSEYNHARLVRTRGAAALSGSPGFRFATIPDGMPQPSGDVDDDVTQDIPSLCKSTLETCLGPFRRLLTELNGAASTGDHPVVTCIVSDLTMCFAMDAAKELDVPYVQLWTASTISYLGFRYFRLLIDRGIVPLQDVKQLTDGYLDTPVEDIPGLTNMRLRDFPSFIMNPDDYMVEYAIKVTESAVGASAVIVNSFDDLEGEAVEAMETLLGRPKVYTIGPLTLLAPRSTGTIGSLSLWKEQEECLQWLHGKEPASVVYVNFGSITVMTKEQLLEFAWGLANSGRQFMWIIRRDLVRGDAAVLPPEFMEETAGRGFMAPWCPQQEVLNHPAVGVFLTHSGWNSTLDSMCGGVPVISWPFFSDQLTNCRYQCNEWGVGMEIDNNVQRDAVTGLITELMQGESGKKMRKRAEEWREKAILAAKPGGSSHRKFKELLCDVLLPKK
- the LOC119324903 gene encoding delta(14)-sterol reductase-like isoform X4 is translated as MDAAAITADLLSALAPSWSAAVVLASYLAYLAAAAAALLPGKLVAVLPDSSRLHYRCNGLLPLPLPLGLSALGVYMGWMTPTVRSTVGFLASALPPHHRPVRHVEARREGQAAQAGQGRREGLPREMNNERCF
- the LOC119324903 gene encoding uncharacterized protein LOC119324903 isoform X1 translates to MDAAAITADLLSALAPSWSAAVVLASYLAYLAAAAAALLPGKLVAVLPDSSRLHYRCNGLLPLPLPLGLSALGVYMGWMTPTVRSTVGFLASALPPHHRPVRHVEARREGQAAQAGQGRREGLPRETHSSTTQLQPRAKKKRNNARTRESIAPTPSCLFGSRAHRLGKKRGWQWRLASTLSHRRLDARPGGSGLEAPRQSTDLVVQSAPPSSLPASTTASRMLQEFKVGVGG
- the LOC119324903 gene encoding uncharacterized protein LOC119324903 isoform X3, whose amino-acid sequence is MDAAAITADLLSALAPSWSAAVVLASYLAYLAAAAAALLPGKLVAVLPDSSRLHYRCNGLLPLPLPLGLSALGVYMGWMTPTVRSTVGFLASALPPHHRPVRHVEARREGQAAQAGQGRREGLPRAQGEKKKKQREDEGIDRSNSFLSLRFASASTWQKKGLAVAAGLDAEP
- the LOC119324903 gene encoding uncharacterized protein LOC119324903 isoform X2, translated to MDAAAITADLLSALAPSWSAAVVLASYLAYLAAAAAALLPGKLVAVLPDSSRLHYRCNGLLPLPLPLGLSALGVYMGWMTPTVRSTVGFLASALPPHHRPVRHVEARREGQAAQAGQGRREGLPRAAAQGEKKKKQREDEGIDRSNSFLSLRFASASTWQKKGLAVAAGLDAEP